One genomic window of Myxococcaceae bacterium includes the following:
- a CDS encoding methylated-DNA--[protein]-cysteine S-methyltransferase, which yields MVRVKLRIETNEHAITGVYFSDLAISDGHPPLIAQVLKELEEYEQGLRQEFTVPLELKGTEFQLRVWAALQRIPYGQTRTYAEIAKEIGSPQAARAVGLANSKNPISILVPCHRVIGANGKLTGYAGGIPNKAKLLEIEQRFRRGVAKSRAQ from the coding sequence ATGGTCAGAGTGAAACTTAGAATAGAAACGAATGAACACGCCATCACAGGCGTCTATTTTTCGGACCTTGCAATCAGCGATGGCCATCCGCCTCTCATTGCTCAGGTTTTAAAGGAACTCGAAGAGTACGAGCAAGGACTCAGGCAGGAATTCACGGTTCCACTGGAATTAAAAGGAACCGAGTTTCAGCTTCGTGTATGGGCAGCCCTTCAGCGTATTCCCTATGGGCAGACTCGAACTTACGCTGAGATTGCAAAAGAAATAGGTTCTCCGCAAGCAGCTCGGGCCGTTGGGTTGGCGAATTCAAAAAATCCCATATCGATTCTTGTTCCGTGCCATCGAGTGATTGGAGCCAATGGCAAATTGACTGGTTATGCCGGAGGAATTCCCAATAAAGCCAAGCTTTTAGAGATAGAGCAAAGATTTCGGCGTGGGGTAGCCAAGTCAAGAGCACAATGA
- a CDS encoding RNA pseudouridine synthase, giving the protein MLIYEDSDCVAINKPAGMPCHPLLAWKGDTALEWVGQRCPDVLKASRDLREGGLVHRLDTGTSGILVFARNEQTYDAYRAAFSRAEIRKTYVALVQGFVQSELCIEYAIAHHLRNRSKMIAITPKHRYFRGHPQPAQTFVKPMKVEGHFTRVAVQIRGGRRHQIRVHLAAVGHPLVGDSLYGDSRIDWRQGHALHADSLELRNGTPLFVAAPF; this is encoded by the coding sequence TTGCTTATCTACGAAGACAGCGATTGTGTGGCAATCAATAAACCAGCGGGTATGCCCTGTCATCCACTCTTGGCCTGGAAAGGGGATACCGCTTTGGAGTGGGTTGGGCAACGCTGCCCGGATGTCTTAAAAGCTTCGAGAGATTTGCGTGAAGGAGGGTTGGTTCATCGGCTGGACACCGGAACGTCGGGTATCTTGGTTTTTGCTCGCAACGAACAGACTTACGACGCTTATCGCGCAGCTTTTTCCCGAGCAGAGATTCGAAAGACTTATGTGGCGTTGGTGCAGGGTTTTGTGCAATCAGAACTCTGTATTGAATACGCGATTGCGCATCATTTGAGAAATCGATCGAAGATGATCGCGATAACGCCTAAGCATCGCTATTTTCGAGGCCATCCTCAGCCGGCTCAGACTTTTGTGAAGCCGATGAAGGTTGAAGGTCATTTCACACGAGTGGCAGTCCAAATTCGAGGAGGCCGCAGACATCAAATCCGCGTCCATTTAGCTGCTGTCGGGCATCCGTTGGTCGGAGATAGCCTATACGGCGATTCTCGTATCGATTGGAGGCAAGGCCATGCTCTTCATGCCGATTCTTTAGAACTTCGAAACGGAACACCGCTTTTTGTGGCAGCTCCGTTCTAG
- the ribB gene encoding 3,4-dihydroxy-2-butanone-4-phosphate synthase — protein sequence MDSIDSALDALRAGKLILLVDDQDRENEGDLVMAAEKATPESVNFMIQHGSGIVCVTLSIEQAKRLELPLMVPKKSSHSHFVAAFTHSIEAAHGVTTGVSAADRAQTIRIAANPNSRPADLSRPGHVFPLIARAKGVLERPGHTEGSVDLMKLAGLAPSGVLCELINPDGTMSRMPEMKEFAKKHNLVILSIQQLIEYRKANE from the coding sequence ATGGACTCAATCGATTCTGCATTAGACGCACTACGGGCAGGAAAGCTTATCTTGCTCGTGGATGATCAAGACAGGGAGAATGAAGGCGATTTGGTGATGGCAGCCGAAAAGGCAACGCCCGAGTCTGTCAATTTCATGATTCAGCACGGCAGTGGCATTGTCTGCGTGACGCTGAGCATCGAGCAAGCGAAGCGGCTGGAGTTACCTCTAATGGTACCCAAAAAAAGCAGCCATAGCCATTTTGTCGCTGCTTTTACGCATTCCATTGAAGCCGCTCACGGTGTCACAACAGGGGTATCGGCTGCCGATCGAGCACAGACCATTCGAATCGCTGCCAACCCGAATAGCCGTCCAGCAGATCTTTCCAGACCCGGGCACGTATTTCCTTTAATTGCTCGAGCCAAAGGAGTTTTGGAAAGGCCCGGTCACACGGAAGGTTCGGTTGACTTAATGAAGCTCGCAGGCCTAGCTCCCTCTGGAGTGCTTTGCGAGTTGATCAATCCAGATGGAACGATGTCTCGGATGCCTGAGATGAAAGAGTTTGCAAAAAAGCATAATTTGGTTATCCTCTCCATTCAACAGTTAATCGAATACAGGAAAGCCAATGAGTAG
- a CDS encoding 6,7-dimethyl-8-ribityllumazine synthase: MSRFAIVASCFNKLIVDPLVSGAQHTLLKAGIPEQNIEFIWVPGALEIPITAQRLSRLKRFDAIVCLGAVIKGNTDHYEHVCREVYRGMTRVSLDSNLPITAGVLTVETIQQALERAGGTAGNAGSNAAQAAFDLVQILDKLGAAA; this comes from the coding sequence ATGAGTAGGTTTGCGATTGTCGCAAGTTGTTTTAATAAGCTGATTGTCGACCCGCTTGTGAGCGGAGCGCAGCACACGCTCTTGAAAGCAGGAATCCCGGAACAGAACATTGAGTTCATATGGGTACCTGGTGCTCTTGAGATCCCCATTACAGCCCAACGCCTATCTCGTTTGAAGCGATTTGATGCGATTGTCTGTCTGGGTGCCGTCATCAAAGGCAATACCGACCATTACGAGCACGTATGTCGAGAAGTGTATCGGGGTATGACGCGAGTCAGCCTAGACTCAAACTTGCCGATTACCGCAGGCGTTTTGACCGTAGAGACGATTCAACAGGCTCTCGAACGCGCGGGAGGAACGGCTGGGAATGCAGGTTCTAACGCAGCACAAGCAGCGTTTGATCTGGTCCAGATATTGGACAAATTGGGAGCCGCAGCATGA
- the nusB gene encoding transcription antitermination factor NusB codes for MSGQRHRGRESALQVMYQVDAGTEPKQALQDFFNHFALSQEGIDFARELVHGTTEQLALLDEKITSHSPKWRLDRMPVVDRNILRLGTYELTFTPDLPPKVVLNEWIEVAKRYGSEQSGSFINGVLDSML; via the coding sequence ATGAGTGGCCAAAGGCACCGTGGCAGAGAATCGGCTCTTCAAGTCATGTATCAAGTGGATGCGGGCACGGAGCCCAAACAGGCTCTCCAGGATTTTTTCAATCATTTTGCACTCTCTCAAGAAGGTATCGATTTTGCACGCGAGCTGGTACACGGAACCACTGAGCAACTCGCCCTATTGGATGAGAAAATCACTTCACACAGCCCCAAATGGCGCCTCGACCGCATGCCCGTGGTCGATCGAAACATCTTAAGGCTAGGAACCTACGAGCTTACTTTTACGCCCGATCTTCCACCCAAAGTCGTCCTAAACGAATGGATTGAAGTGGCAAAGCGTTATGGTAGCGAACAATCTGGTTCATTTATCAATGGGGTCCTCGACAGCATGCTATGA